The nucleotide sequence CGCTGCTGCCGGCCGACGAGCACCGCCCGCCCCGCCCGGCCGGCCGGCTGTTCCGCGACGGGGTGCTGCTGAACCTGCTGAACCCCAAGGTCACCGTCTTCTTCGTGGCGTTCCTGCCGCAGTTCGTCCCACCGGACGCGCCGGACGCGCCGGCCCGGATGCTGGCCTGCGGCGTCGTGTTCATGCTGGCCACCCTGGTGGCCTTCGCCGGATACGCACTGCTGGCCGGCGCGCTGCGCCGCCGGGTGCTGGCCCGGCCCCGGCTGACCGCGCTGCTGCGGCACGGCTTCGCCGGCAGCTTCCTCGCCCTGGGCCTCGGCCTGGCCCTCACCGCCCGATAGGAGTCCTGCCGTGCGCTTCCGCCACTCCCCCGAGATCTGGTCGGCCTTTCCCGAGCTGACCTGCGGTGTCCTGCACGCCACCGGGATCACCCCGGCCGCCGACGTCACCCCGCGGCTCACCCGCTACGCCGACACCGCCCGCGCCCGCCTCGCCGGCGGGACGGAGGGCGGCTTCCCGGAGATCCAGGCCTGGCGGCGCGCCTTCGCCCGAACGGGCTCGCCGCCGACCCGCTACCGGTGCGCGGCCGAGTCGCTGCTGCGCCGGTTCCGCCGCGACGGGGCGCTGCCCCGGCTGCACCCGCTGGTCGACCTGGGCAACGCCCTGTCCCTCGGGTACGCCGTGCCGGTCGCCGTGCTGGACCTCGCCCGGATCGCCGGGGACCTGACCGTGCGGCCGGCGCTCGGCACGGAGACCTACCTGACCCTCGGCGGCGACGAGGAGCATCCGGAGCCGGGTGAGCCGATCTTCGCCGACGCGGCCGGCCGGGCCCACTCCCGCCGCTGGACCCACCGGCAGAGCGGCGCGTCGGCGGTGCGCGCGGAGACCGCCGAGGTGCTGGTGGTGATCGAGGCGATGCACGAGGACGGGCCCCGGGTCGTGCCCCGGATGCTCACGGAACTGGCCGGCGCGCTGGCGGAGGAGTGGGGCGTGCCGGCCCGGACGGCGCTGCTCACCGCCGGGGCGCCGGAGTTCGCGGCGCCCGCCACGCGCACCGCCTGAGGCCCCGGCCCGTCCTGCGGGGTGGTCGCCCCACGCGAGGGGTGCTCCCGGTGGCCGGGCCACCGGGAGCACCCACGCGATCAGGGCAGCTCCGGCGGATCCAGCCAGGCCCAGGTCACGCCGTCGGCGGAGAGCCAGGCGCCCGTGCTGTCCGGCCAGCCGGTCTGCACGTACCCGCCGGGCACCGGGCGCGGGTCGGCCCCCGGGCCCAGCGGGGCGGGACGGAACGTCGCACCGCCGTCGGAGCTGGCGAACATCCGGGGGTCCTCCCGGGCGGAGACGCCGGCCTGGACGACCAGCACCCCGTCGGGCCGTACGGCCGCCCGGACGGTGCGCTCACCGACCTGGGCCGTTCCGGCGGCACGCGCCCAGGTGCCGCCGCCGTCCGCGCTGCGCCAGACCACCAGCGCGCCCCGCACCCGGCCGACCGCGAAGACGGTGCGCCCGTCGTGGGTGGCGACCGCCGGGCCGCCGACGTCGTCGCTGGCGGTGAGGTTGTCCGGGAACTCGTGTCGCGACCAGGTGCGGCCGCCGTCCCGGCTCGTCTCGACGGCGCTGCCGGTCCAGACGATCCGGCCGCCGTCGCCCGTGCGCTGACCGGTCCAGCCGCTGACCCAGATGCCGGCGCTGCCCGGCACGCTCTGCACCACGGCCGCGTTGCGCAGGGCCGACCGCTCGCGGAGCTGGGCGATGTCGCCGGTGGCCGGGTCCACGGCGACGAGCGCCTCGTCACCGGGGCCCGGTTGCCGGCCGAGGACCTGCCAGCCGGCCGGCAGCGCGTCCACCCGCCGCACGGTCACCTCCCGCCAGGTGGTCCCACCGTCGGTGCTGGCGATCCACCGGGCGGACCCGTTGTCCGCGGCGGAGCGGGAGACGTACCAGGCCACCACCGTGCGCGGCCCGGCGGCGCGGAGGTCCACCCCGGCGCCGTGCGGCACCGGCAGCGGACCGGTGCGCCACCGCCGCCCGCCGTCGTCGGTGCCGGCCCAGCGCAGCGGGCACCCCGTGCTGCACTCGCTCCAGCGCAGGTAGACGTGGGTCAGGTCGCCGGCGGCGGGACGGCCGGTCAGGATCCGCGGGCCCGGATCGGCGGTGGGCGTGGCGCCCGGGGTGGCGATGAAGTCCGGGGTGCGGTCCGTGCCGAACCGGACCGGAGGCGGGGCGGAGTCGTCCGGCCGGGTCGCCACGGCGACACCCGAACCGGTGACCAGCAGCGCCACCGTGGCGACGGCGACGATCCGGCGCCGGAGTCGGCGCCGCCGGGCAGCGGCGACGACCTGTGCGAAGTGCGGCTTGAAGCCGGCCTGGGCGGCGGCGTTCAGGCCGGTGAAGTCCAGCTCAGGCATGGCGCGCCTCCCGCTCCGGCCGGGCCGTGGCCGGACCGGCGGGCGCCGGCCGGGGGACGTCGTCCTCGCCGAGGTGCTCGGCGAGCACGCGACGGGCCCGGACCAGGCGCGTCTTCACCGCCTCCACCGAGCAGCCCAGCGCGGTGGCCACCTCGGTCACCGGCAGGTCCGCGAGGTGGTGCAGCACCACGGTCTCCCGGGCCGGTCGGGGCAGCCGCTGCAACGCCGCCACGAGCGCGACGTGGTCCGGGGACAGGGCCGGGCCGCTGGGCTGCGCCGGGTCCAGCCGCCCGGAGCGCACCAGCCCGTGCAGCAGCACCCGGCGACGGTGCCGGGACCGGGCGACGTTCAACGCGACCGTCCGCAGCCAGGCCTCCGGGTTGGCCACCTCACGGAACCGGGCCGGGCGGGCCAGCGCCCGGACGAACGCCTCCTGCACGACGTCCTGCGCCTCCGCGTAGTCGCCGGTCATCGCGTACATCTGGGCCACCAGCCGGGCCGCCGAGGCGGCGTACACCTGTCTGACGTGTTGCTGTGGGTCCACATCGTCCCCTCCCGTGTCGGTCGCTTCGTCCGTACGACCGGCGAGCGGGTGGCGAGGTGACATTCCCGGTGGGTGACGGGTCAGGCGTCGGGGCGGTCCGGCTCGTCGGTCGACATGATCTCGTCGAACTCGGCCGGGGTGATCTCGCCGTTGCGCAGCCGGCGGGCGTTCGCGGCGAACCGGGCCACCGCGGCTCCGCGCGGGTCGGGCGGGGTCAGCAGGCCGGAGTCGGCGGCGAGCGCGGTCGCGGCGTCGGCCACCTGGCGGGGGTCGCCGGTGTCGACCCGCTCGCCGTGCAGCTCGCGCAGCGCGGCGGCGAGCCGGGCGTCGGCCGTGGCGCCGGCGCCCCACCAGCGCCGGGCCAGGTCGACCGTGCGGCCGAGGCTGTCCTCGCCCACCCGCTCGGCCCGCAGCTCGGCCCGCATCATGCGCAGGAACGTGACGGTGACTGCGTCGGAGTCATCGGCGATCATGCCCGCACCCTAGCGACCGGCTGCGACAAACCCGGTGGGCCACCCGGCCGGCGGCGGCATGATCGGGGCATGGAGCGACAACCGGCCCGCGGGCACCGGAACATCCCGCACACCGCCGACGTACGCATCGAGGCGTGGGCGCCGGACCGGGAGGGTTGCGTGGCCGAGGCGGTCACCGCGCTGGTGGAGACCTTCGTGGACACCACGGGGGCGGTCGCCGACGGGGAGACCGGGTTCCGGGTGCCGCCGGGAGCCGACGCGGACCTGCTGGTCGGCGTCCTCGACGAGGTGATCTTCCGGCTGGACACGGCGGACGAGCTGCCGCTGGAGACCGAGGTGCGGGCGGCCGGGGACGGCGGCCTGGCGGTGCGCTGGCGTACCACCGGCACCGACGCGGTCGAGCTGGTCGGCGCGGTCCCCAAGGCGGTGTCGCTGCACGAGCTGAGCTTCACCGAAGGGCCGGACGGCTGGCGGTGCGCGGTGACCCTGGACGTGTGAGCGGGTTCAGCCCTTCACCACGCCCAGCGGCACCAGCCGGGCCACCTTCCGGCACAGGCCGGCCCCCTCGGCCGCCGCGACCACGGCGGTGACGTCCTTGTACGCGGCCGGCATCTCCTCGGCCAGCCCGCGCCGGCTGGCGCCCCGTACGGCGATGTCCTGCGCCTCCAGCTCGCGGCGCGGGTCGTGCCCGCGGACCGCCTTCGTGGCCTGCTTGCGGCTCTGCACCCGGCCCGCCCCGTGACAGGTGGACGCCCAGGCCGGCGAGCCGGCCACGCCGGTGAGCACGTACGAGCCGGTGCCCATCGAGCCCGGGATGAGGACCGGCTGCCCGGCGGGGCGCAGGTCCTCGGGCAGCTCGGGGTGCCCCGGCGGGAGGGCCCGGGTGGCGCCCTTGCGGTGCACGCAGAGCGGGCGGGACGTCCCGTCCACCTCGTGCGTCTCGATCTTGGCGAGGTTGTGCGAGATGTCGTACACGAGGTCGAGGTCGCAGCCGGTGACCCGGGCGAACACCTGCCGGGCGGAGTGGGCGAGCAGCTGCCGGTTGGCCCGGGCGTAGTTGGCCGCCGCGGCCATCGCCCCCAGATAGGCCCGGCCCTCGTGGGACGCCACCGGCGCGCACGCCAGCTGCCGGTCGGGCACGTCGATGCCGTGCCGGGGCATCACCTTCTCCATCTCCCGGACGTAGTCCGTGCAGATCTGGTGGCCCAGCCCGCGCGACCCGCAGTGGATCATGACGCAGACCTGGCCGGCGCGCAGCCCGAAGGCCCCCGCCACGGTCTCGTCGTAGATCTCCTCCACCGCCTGCACCTCGAGGAAGTGGTTGCCCGAGCCGAGGCTGCCCACCTGGCGGGCGCCGCGCTCCACCGCCCGCTCGCTCACCTGGGCCGGGTTCGCGTCGCCCACCGCGCCGTAGTCCTCGCACCGGTCCAGGTCCCGCTGGACGCCGAAGCCGCGCTCGACGGCGTACCGCGAGCCGCCGCGGAGCACCGCGTCGAGTTCGGCCCGGTCGGTCAGGTGCCACACGGCGCCCTTGCCCATGCCGCGCGGGGTGGACTCGCTCAGGCCGTCCATCACGGCGTCCAGCCGCGGGCGCAGCGCGGCCCGGTCCAGGTCGGCGGCGAGCAGCCGCACCCCGCAGGAGATGTCGAAGCCGACCCCGCCGGGCGAGACCACTCCCCCGGCCTCGACGTCGGTGGCGGCCACCCCGCCGATGGGGAAGCCGTAGCCCCAGTGCACGTCCGGCATGGCGTAGGAGGCGCCGACGATGCCCGGCAGGGTGGCCACGTTCGCCACCTGCTCCAGCGACTTGTCCGCCCCGGCGTCGGGGAGCAGGTCGCGGGACGCGAAGACGACGCCCGGCACCCGCATCGGGTCGTGCCGGTCGATCCGGAACCGGTACGGCGACTCCTCGACCAGGTCCATCCCGCCCGGCTACCCCGGCCCGGACCGGTTACACGCGGTCCGGTTCCCTTCCGCCCGGTCCGGGTAGTGCGCCTGCATGCCCCAGCGATACGAGAACTACGACCGGATCGCCGTCGTCACCGGCGCGGACTCCGGCATCGGCAAGGCGTGCGCCGTCGCGCTCGCCGAGGCCGGCTTCGACATCGGCATCACCTGGTACGGCGATCCGGACGGCGCCGAGCGCACCGCCGGGGAGGTACGCGCGACCGGCCGCCGCTGCGAGGTGGCCGAGATGGACCTGACCCGGCTGCCCGCGCAGGCCGCGGTCGTCGACGACCTGGCCGACCGGCTCGGCGGGCTCGGCGTGCTGGTCAACAACGCCGGCACCGGGCTGGCGACTCCCTTCGTCGACGTGGCCTGGGAGAAGTGGCGGGAGGTGCTCGCCGTGGACCTGGACGGGCCCTTCCTGTGCTCCCAGCGCGCCGCGCGGCGGATGCGGGCGGCCGGCCGGGGCGGCCGGATCATCAGCATCACCAGCGTGCACGAGCACGCCCCGCGGGTCGGCTCGTCGGCGTACTGCGCGGCGAAGGGCGGGCTGGGACTGCTCACCAAGGTGATGGCGCAGGAACTGGCGGCCGACGGGATCACCGTGAACGCGGTGGCCCCTGGCGAGATCGCCACCCCGATGACCGGGCAGGAGGACGTGGACCCGTTCACCGAGGAGCGCCCCGGCGTGCCGGTGGGGCGGCCCGGGGACGCCCGGGAGGTGGCGGCCGTGGTGGCGCTGCTCGCCTCACCGGCGGCCGCGTACGTGACCGGGGCGTCCTGGCCGGTGGACGGCGGGATGCTCATGATGGGACCGCAGGCGTCGTCCCTGCCGGACGACACCTGGCGCTCGGTCTGAGGGTCGTTGTCACACCCCCGGTCAGCCGCGGGTGAAGGGTGTAACACTTCGTGACGCTGCGCGTTCACACCGTCCACTTAGGGTTCTCGTCGGCCCGGTCACACGACGGTCCGGGCCGACGCCCGGCCCCGACCCCGGGGTCCCGACGGAAGGACGACGCATGCCCTTCGCCCGACGTACCGCCGCGCCGGCGCTGGCCGCCGCGCTCACCGGCCTCGCCGTGTTCGCCGCCCCCACGGCGGCCGGCGCGGCCCCCCGCCCCGGCCCCGAAACGCCGTCGGCGCTGCTGCTCACCGTCGACGCCGGCGGCGGCGACGTCCGCGCCACGGTGCTGGTCTGCGGCCCGGCCGGCGGGCTGCACCCCGACCCGGCGACCGCGTGCCGGCTCGTGGCCCGTGTCGACGGGCACCTCGACGCGCTCGAGGTGCAGCCGGGCCCGTGCACCCGGGAGTACGCGCCGGTGACCGCCCGCGCCGTGGGCTTCTGGCAGGGCCGGCCGGTCACGTACACCCGGACCTTCGACAACGGGTGCCACCTGCGGCGCGGCACCGACGTGCTGTTCGACTTCTGAGCCGCCGGGGGCGCGGCGCCCACGCCGCGCCCCCGTCACACCCGCGCGCCCCGCCGGGTGGGCCGGGCGGACCCGGGCGGACAATGGCCACGGGTGCGAGGGTCGCGCCCGGCGGTGACGGGCGGGAGGCCGGGCGGCGTGTCCGAGGCGGTGGACCAGCAGGTGGCGGGCGGTGCCCGGGAGCTGCGCGCCGACTGCGCGCGCTGCGTCGGGATCTGCTGCGTCGCGCCCGCGTTCGCCGCCTCCGCCGACTTCGCGATCGACAAGCCCGCCGGGCGGCCCTGCCCGAACCTGGGCGCCGACTCCCGCTGCGGCATCCACCGGGACCTGCGCCGGCGCGGCTTTCCCGGCTGCACCGTCTTCGACTGCTTCGGCGCGGGCCAGCACGTCGCCCAGGGCACCTTCGGGGGGCGGGACTGGCGGGACGACCCGGCGACCGCGCGGCGGATGTTCGACACCTTCGCGGTGATGCGGCCGCTGCACGAGTTGCTCTGGTATCTGACCGAGGCGCTGGCGCTGACCCCGGCCGGCCCGCTGCGGGACGACCTGGCCGCCGCCCTCGCCGAGACCGGGCGGCTCACCGACGGCACCCCGGAGGAGCTGCTCGCCGTCGACGTCGACGCGCAGCGGGAGCGGGTCAACCGGCTGCTGTCCCGGGCCGGCGAGCAGGCCCGCGCCGGCCGGGCCGGTGCGGACCGGCGCGGCGCCGTGCTGATCGGCGTGGACCTGCGCCGCGCCCGCCTGGCCGGCGCGAACCTGCGCGGGGCGTGCCTCATCGGCGCGGACCTGCGCGGGGTGGACCTCGGCGCCGCCGACCTGACCGGGGCCGACCTGCGTGGCGCGGACCTGCGCGGCGCCGATCTGGGCGGCTGCCTGTTCGTGCACCAGTCCCAGCTCGACGCGGCCCGCGGCGACGACCGCACG is from Micromonospora terminaliae and encodes:
- a CDS encoding RNA polymerase sigma factor, which produces MDPQQHVRQVYAASAARLVAQMYAMTGDYAEAQDVVQEAFVRALARPARFREVANPEAWLRTVALNVARSRHRRRVLLHGLVRSGRLDPAQPSGPALSPDHVALVAALQRLPRPARETVVLHHLADLPVTEVATALGCSVEAVKTRLVRARRVLAEHLGEDDVPRPAPAGPATARPEREARHA
- a CDS encoding SSI family serine proteinase inhibitor — translated: MPFARRTAAPALAAALTGLAVFAAPTAAGAAPRPGPETPSALLLTVDAGGGDVRATVLVCGPAGGLHPDPATACRLVARVDGHLDALEVQPGPCTREYAPVTARAVGFWQGRPVTYTRTFDNGCHLRRGTDVLFDF
- a CDS encoding pentapeptide repeat-containing protein, with amino-acid sequence MSEAVDQQVAGGARELRADCARCVGICCVAPAFAASADFAIDKPAGRPCPNLGADSRCGIHRDLRRRGFPGCTVFDCFGAGQHVAQGTFGGRDWRDDPATARRMFDTFAVMRPLHELLWYLTEALALTPAGPLRDDLAAALAETGRLTDGTPEELLAVDVDAQRERVNRLLSRAGEQARAGRAGADRRGAVLIGVDLRRARLAGANLRGACLIGADLRGVDLGAADLTGADLRGADLRGADLGGCLFVHQSQLDAARGDDRTVLPPGLRRPAHWSLTVTPAGSAGATRSSGATRSSGGRPAGGRSGGRRRR
- a CDS encoding RtcB family protein; translated protein: MDLVEESPYRFRIDRHDPMRVPGVVFASRDLLPDAGADKSLEQVANVATLPGIVGASYAMPDVHWGYGFPIGGVAATDVEAGGVVSPGGVGFDISCGVRLLAADLDRAALRPRLDAVMDGLSESTPRGMGKGAVWHLTDRAELDAVLRGGSRYAVERGFGVQRDLDRCEDYGAVGDANPAQVSERAVERGARQVGSLGSGNHFLEVQAVEEIYDETVAGAFGLRAGQVCVMIHCGSRGLGHQICTDYVREMEKVMPRHGIDVPDRQLACAPVASHEGRAYLGAMAAAANYARANRQLLAHSARQVFARVTGCDLDLVYDISHNLAKIETHEVDGTSRPLCVHRKGATRALPPGHPELPEDLRPAGQPVLIPGSMGTGSYVLTGVAGSPAWASTCHGAGRVQSRKQATKAVRGHDPRRELEAQDIAVRGASRRGLAEEMPAAYKDVTAVVAAAEGAGLCRKVARLVPLGVVKG
- a CDS encoding LysE family translocator, with amino-acid sequence MTITFLLTTLVVVITPGTGVVYTLATGLSAGRRAGLVAALGCTVSLVPHLVAAVTGLAALLRAGTPAFRVVTWLGVAYLLWMAWAALRDRGSLLPADEHRPPRPAGRLFRDGVLLNLLNPKVTVFFVAFLPQFVPPDAPDAPARMLACGVVFMLATLVAFAGYALLAGALRRRVLARPRLTALLRHGFAGSFLALGLGLALTAR
- a CDS encoding archease; translation: MERQPARGHRNIPHTADVRIEAWAPDREGCVAEAVTALVETFVDTTGAVADGETGFRVPPGADADLLVGVLDEVIFRLDTADELPLETEVRAAGDGGLAVRWRTTGTDAVELVGAVPKAVSLHELSFTEGPDGWRCAVTLDV
- a CDS encoding B3/B4 domain-containing protein, with protein sequence MRFRHSPEIWSAFPELTCGVLHATGITPAADVTPRLTRYADTARARLAGGTEGGFPEIQAWRRAFARTGSPPTRYRCAAESLLRRFRRDGALPRLHPLVDLGNALSLGYAVPVAVLDLARIAGDLTVRPALGTETYLTLGGDEEHPEPGEPIFADAAGRAHSRRWTHRQSGASAVRAETAEVLVVIEAMHEDGPRVVPRMLTELAGALAEEWGVPARTALLTAGAPEFAAPATRTA
- a CDS encoding exo-alpha-sialidase, which encodes MPELDFTGLNAAAQAGFKPHFAQVVAAARRRRLRRRIVAVATVALLVTGSGVAVATRPDDSAPPPVRFGTDRTPDFIATPGATPTADPGPRILTGRPAAGDLTHVYLRWSECSTGCPLRWAGTDDGGRRWRTGPLPVPHGAGVDLRAAGPRTVVAWYVSRSAADNGSARWIASTDGGTTWREVTVRRVDALPAGWQVLGRQPGPGDEALVAVDPATGDIAQLRERSALRNAAVVQSVPGSAGIWVSGWTGQRTGDGGRIVWTGSAVETSRDGGRTWSRHEFPDNLTASDDVGGPAVATHDGRTVFAVGRVRGALVVWRSADGGGTWARAAGTAQVGERTVRAAVRPDGVLVVQAGVSAREDPRMFASSDGGATFRPAPLGPGADPRPVPGGYVQTGWPDSTGAWLSADGVTWAWLDPPELP
- a CDS encoding SDR family oxidoreductase → MPQRYENYDRIAVVTGADSGIGKACAVALAEAGFDIGITWYGDPDGAERTAGEVRATGRRCEVAEMDLTRLPAQAAVVDDLADRLGGLGVLVNNAGTGLATPFVDVAWEKWREVLAVDLDGPFLCSQRAARRMRAAGRGGRIISITSVHEHAPRVGSSAYCAAKGGLGLLTKVMAQELAADGITVNAVAPGEIATPMTGQEDVDPFTEERPGVPVGRPGDAREVAAVVALLASPAAAYVTGASWPVDGGMLMMGPQASSLPDDTWRSV